One Halocalculus aciditolerans DNA segment encodes these proteins:
- a CDS encoding ATP-binding protein, giving the protein MHLALASATGTGKSYTGQAVTEFNLRDDEDGFGDSDREYDGVVALDYCDEFRGLVKAGMAKHWLVGERELSWSAEQWATFLKRNPSVILAKHELSDEQWREVCDTVIAGIRLLDLDLLLVVDEAHTVAPQATKLLPNIRWLAQTGRKRGISAIWITQKLSEIDKVVISQATAWLMGGFKEENDLNKLSGVLDYDEDVHKLGGHSVPSIAGRDELLPADGEARSVRVHREGDQTVGMEFVFSDDEGTTARLNTQDWNPKAPHYAREGNKISIPGIE; this is encoded by the coding sequence GTGCACCTCGCCCTTGCGTCTGCGACCGGGACGGGAAAGAGCTACACCGGCCAGGCCGTCACGGAGTTCAACCTGCGCGACGACGAAGACGGATTCGGCGATTCCGACCGCGAGTATGACGGCGTGGTTGCGCTCGATTACTGCGACGAGTTCCGCGGGCTCGTCAAAGCGGGGATGGCGAAGCACTGGCTCGTCGGAGAGCGCGAGCTGAGCTGGTCCGCGGAGCAGTGGGCGACATTCTTGAAACGGAACCCGTCGGTCATTCTCGCGAAACACGAACTCTCCGACGAGCAATGGCGAGAAGTCTGCGACACGGTTATCGCGGGAATCAGGCTGCTCGACCTCGACCTGCTCCTCGTCGTCGACGAAGCGCACACCGTCGCGCCCCAAGCGACGAAGCTCCTCCCAAACATCCGTTGGCTGGCGCAGACGGGCCGGAAGCGTGGTATCTCGGCGATATGGATCACCCAAAAACTATCAGAGATTGATAAGGTAGTCATCAGTCAGGCGACGGCGTGGCTCATGGGCGGCTTCAAGGAAGAGAACGACTTGAACAAGCTGTCTGGCGTACTCGACTACGACGAGGACGTCCACAAGCTCGGTGGGCACTCTGTCCCGTCGATTGCCGGGCGTGACGAGCTGCTACCTGCCGACGGAGAGGCGCGCAGCGTCCGCGTGCATCGCGAGGGCGACCAGACGGTTGGGATGGAGTTCGTTTTCTCCGACGACGAGGGGACGACCGCCCGGTTGAACACACAGGACTGGAACCCGAAAGCGCCGCACTACGCGCGAGAAGGGAACAAAATCAGCATTCCAGGTATCGAATGA
- a CDS encoding helix-turn-helix domain-containing protein: MSDEDRALDAADLDERLNVDYSTAHIRRRCNKLAEEGLLTRVHPKKAAYVITDEGRAYLNEEYDVANHVYLDESSKSLGGVQEGANGEQGI, translated from the coding sequence ATGTCTGACGAAGATAGGGCCCTCGACGCGGCGGATTTGGACGAGCGACTCAATGTAGATTATTCGACCGCGCATATACGACGTCGCTGCAACAAGCTCGCTGAGGAAGGCTTGCTGACTCGGGTACATCCAAAGAAGGCCGCATACGTAATCACTGACGAGGGCCGCGCCTACCTCAACGAAGAATACGACGTCGCGAACCACGTTTACCTCGACGAATCCTCCAAATCTCTCGGCGGCGTGCAAGAGGGTGCGAACGGAGAGCAGGGAATATGA
- a CDS encoding restriction endonuclease, SacI family, with translation MSKEINYDDAEQLLRETWREVTDSDESSYVDQYVLKQGLRQVISADKYGTRTFKYILLTNVLAKAVNPEVNALALKDSSELKGSFNSGGLATDVVTDWEKDNGERLGGSNEPRTNSVYYRQAELNTDYEVRNDDLYQTMIRVLSELEEQTASGDLDPMDMLRQTLYEVSRLEPTTVSYTNPPDVSYLELEEIVREYLTESSTGERLAAVTAGVLDAQYFFADRDEVYIKVEHVNVADENSNAAGDVEVFETDAEEDHLLAAEVKDKPATKTDIQHSIAAGREHELDEYLFIAGQGFRSDDEYERALDAIEDAEIELVLLTPEDLYSSLKFQRRAGRRRFRESVGEFLNDMRAQEDSKNSWKELIESLDG, from the coding sequence ATGTCGAAGGAGATCAACTACGACGACGCCGAGCAGTTACTCCGGGAGACCTGGCGTGAAGTAACCGACAGCGACGAATCCTCCTACGTAGATCAGTACGTCCTCAAGCAGGGTCTTCGGCAGGTCATCTCAGCGGACAAGTATGGCACAAGGACGTTCAAGTATATTCTCCTCACGAACGTCCTCGCAAAAGCAGTCAACCCCGAAGTCAACGCACTCGCTCTCAAGGATAGTAGCGAACTCAAGGGCTCATTCAACTCCGGCGGTCTAGCGACCGACGTCGTCACCGACTGGGAGAAGGACAATGGAGAGCGTCTCGGTGGGTCGAACGAGCCTCGAACGAACAGCGTCTACTATCGTCAGGCCGAACTCAATACGGACTACGAAGTCCGGAACGACGACCTCTACCAGACGATGATTCGAGTCCTCTCGGAGCTAGAAGAACAGACTGCATCCGGAGACCTAGATCCGATGGATATGCTCCGCCAAACGCTCTACGAGGTTTCTCGGCTGGAGCCGACGACAGTCAGCTATACGAATCCTCCCGATGTCTCCTACCTCGAATTGGAAGAAATCGTTCGAGAGTACCTGACAGAGTCAAGTACGGGCGAGCGGCTCGCAGCTGTGACTGCCGGCGTGCTCGACGCGCAGTACTTCTTCGCCGATCGTGACGAAGTCTACATCAAAGTCGAACATGTGAACGTCGCGGACGAAAACTCGAACGCTGCCGGGGACGTCGAGGTCTTCGAAACAGACGCAGAGGAGGATCACCTCTTGGCTGCAGAAGTAAAGGACAAGCCAGCGACGAAAACCGACATCCAGCACTCGATCGCAGCCGGCCGCGAGCACGAACTCGACGAGTATCTATTCATTGCTGGGCAAGGATTCCGGTCTGACGATGAATACGAGCGCGCACTCGACGCGATCGAAGACGCGGAAATTGAACTCGTACTCCTAACTCCAGAAGACCTCTACAGTAGTCTAAAGTTTCAGCGACGAGCCGGGCGTCGACGGTTCCGCGAATCCGTTGGAGAGTTTCTCAACGATATGCGAGCTCAAGAGGACAGCAAGAATAGCTGGAAAGAACTGATTGAGTCCCTGGACGGGTAG
- a CDS encoding tyrosine-type recombinase/integrase — protein MSESTTSRPPRDITPAKAVDRFIAKRRNKNTEKTVRSYEQRLRQFVRWCDERDEIETMRDLDGWLIDEYERFLDERGDAPSTVKGKMVSLKELVKYCVQLDVVSTDLPDRVEIPRLSNDEETDDQQLEPEDARRLIEHYRESKRDYGTVQHVLLELLWHVGCRTGCVRSLDLRDWHPEERKITFRHRPPTRLKDGTKHERNVAVPKPIADALKFYIARERPDKRDENGREPLFATRYGRPAESTIQTWGYQATQPCVAVACPHNRQRDRCEYTQKSHASKCPSSRPPHAIRTGSITWQLNRGLSYVRVAQRVAASPETIRRYYDKADLDDELARRRPETEDLDIMTDSEEEDDDE, from the coding sequence GTGAGTGAGTCGACGACAAGCCGGCCACCGCGCGACATCACGCCGGCGAAGGCGGTTGACCGATTCATCGCGAAGCGACGGAACAAGAACACGGAGAAGACGGTTCGGAGCTACGAGCAGCGGCTTCGACAGTTCGTCCGTTGGTGCGACGAACGCGACGAGATCGAGACGATGCGCGACCTTGACGGGTGGCTCATCGACGAGTACGAACGATTCCTCGACGAGCGGGGCGACGCCCCGAGTACGGTGAAGGGGAAGATGGTCTCGCTAAAGGAACTCGTCAAGTACTGCGTGCAGCTCGACGTCGTGTCTACGGATCTTCCCGACCGAGTCGAAATCCCGAGACTCTCGAATGATGAGGAGACCGACGACCAGCAGTTAGAACCTGAAGACGCGCGCCGCCTCATCGAACACTATCGCGAGAGTAAGCGCGACTACGGAACGGTTCAGCACGTTCTACTTGAGCTTCTCTGGCACGTTGGGTGTCGAACCGGCTGCGTGCGGTCGCTCGACCTTCGCGACTGGCACCCAGAGGAACGGAAGATTACGTTCCGCCACCGGCCACCGACGCGGCTGAAGGACGGCACGAAGCACGAGCGGAACGTGGCTGTTCCGAAGCCAATCGCGGACGCGTTGAAATTCTACATCGCCCGCGAGCGTCCCGATAAACGAGACGAAAACGGCCGTGAGCCACTCTTCGCGACGCGGTACGGTCGGCCGGCGGAGTCGACGATTCAGACGTGGGGCTATCAGGCAACCCAGCCGTGTGTTGCTGTTGCGTGTCCGCACAACCGTCAGCGAGATCGCTGCGAGTACACGCAGAAGTCACACGCTTCGAAATGTCCGTCGAGTCGCCCGCCACACGCTATTCGAACAGGCTCGATTACGTGGCAGTTGAATCGCGGCCTGAGTTACGTCCGTGTCGCGCAGCGCGTCGCGGCGTCGCCGGAGACGATCCGGCGCTACTACGACAAGGCCGATCTTGACGACGAACTCGCGCGGCGGCGGCCGGAGACAGAGGACTTGGACATCATGACTGACAGCGAAGAGGAAGACGATGACGAGTAA
- the dcm gene encoding DNA (cytosine-5-)-methyltransferase, with product MSRPTAISLFSGLGGIDIGLHRAGIETLITVDANEEAAESLRANSSQYDDGISGTNAAYDWSVVEGDIHDIEAEEILDLAGTEDIDLMVGGPPCQTFSRSNEGNREGTDAARGMLFQEYVRLLSEIQPKGFIFENVRGLASANDGEDFEIIKEAFSDAGYTLNHSTLNAADFGVPQTRERLFVIGFRGDEKPYFPDPTHVEAKNSITGKPSWVTAEEALEEFDIDSELTADEGYVNAVGGQYGYLLKDIPPGGNYQHFTERKYDPEKGEYVERSEDELDEKVFDWRSRHYNYLLKQDPDRPTWTLQASPGTYVGPFHWRSRRYSFLEEMRLMDIPATYEISGPPREVQRQIGNAVPPGLAESVARAMVEQLGIATDEHDVADTTSAVRADGGVVDVKDSSITVSSSHSPWRYVEAVLPQLQEGESVTVTGRGKRIAQAIDVLELLRRQLDTELQISLTEDVDEDPDGSKSDRLSVLTAEVSP from the coding sequence ATGAGCCGGCCTACTGCAATTAGTCTCTTCTCCGGGCTAGGGGGAATCGATATTGGACTCCACCGGGCTGGAATCGAGACCCTCATAACGGTTGATGCAAACGAGGAGGCAGCAGAGTCTCTGCGAGCAAATAGTTCGCAGTACGACGACGGGATCTCGGGAACGAACGCCGCATATGACTGGTCGGTTGTCGAGGGTGACATACACGACATCGAAGCAGAGGAAATCCTCGATCTTGCCGGAACGGAAGATATCGACCTAATGGTTGGCGGTCCGCCTTGCCAGACATTCTCCCGATCGAATGAGGGAAACCGTGAGGGAACGGACGCAGCTCGCGGGATGCTGTTTCAGGAATACGTCCGACTTCTATCCGAGATTCAACCGAAGGGCTTCATCTTCGAGAACGTCCGCGGGTTAGCGTCAGCGAATGATGGCGAGGACTTCGAGATTATCAAAGAAGCGTTCTCAGATGCAGGATACACCCTCAACCACTCGACACTCAACGCAGCTGATTTCGGCGTTCCTCAGACTAGAGAACGCCTCTTCGTTATCGGATTCCGTGGCGACGAAAAGCCGTATTTCCCCGATCCAACCCACGTTGAAGCGAAGAATTCGATCACGGGTAAGCCCTCGTGGGTGACTGCAGAGGAGGCCCTCGAAGAATTCGACATCGACTCGGAGCTTACCGCTGACGAAGGCTACGTGAATGCGGTAGGTGGGCAGTACGGCTATCTGCTAAAGGATATCCCGCCGGGTGGAAATTACCAGCACTTCACGGAACGGAAGTACGATCCGGAGAAGGGGGAGTACGTCGAGCGGAGTGAGGATGAACTCGACGAGAAGGTGTTCGACTGGCGCTCTCGCCACTACAACTACCTGCTGAAGCAGGACCCGGACCGGCCGACGTGGACGCTGCAGGCTTCGCCCGGGACCTACGTTGGTCCGTTCCACTGGCGTTCTCGGAGATACTCCTTCCTAGAGGAGATGCGATTGATGGATATCCCCGCGACTTACGAGATTAGTGGTCCGCCGCGCGAGGTTCAGCGCCAAATCGGGAATGCTGTCCCGCCTGGACTCGCAGAATCAGTTGCTCGTGCGATGGTTGAGCAGCTTGGAATCGCGACTGATGAACACGACGTGGCTGACACGACAAGCGCCGTTCGTGCGGATGGCGGGGTAGTCGACGTCAAGGATAGTTCGATTACGGTTTCGAGTTCTCACTCACCGTGGCGCTACGTTGAGGCTGTTCTCCCGCAGCTTCAGGAGGGAGAATCTGTGACTGTAACCGGCCGTGGGAAGCGAATCGCGCAGGCTATCGACGTGCTGGAACTGCTTCGCCGACAGTTGGACACTGAGCTGCAGATCTCGTTAACTGAAGACGTCGACGAGGACCCGGACGGAAGCAAAAGCGACCGACTGTCAGTTCTGACCGCAGAAGTCAGCCCGTAG
- a CDS encoding PIN domain-containing protein has translation MKVLDATFLIDYLADKNNAREFVDNHGGTGADWVMPTPAYAEVLVGVGNGPEGNLDAARETLDWGEVVGVDERLANMAAEIAEDIQPGGPYLAGMDGVILAVGRDLSAPVVSRDNDMTHEKTKEVVDVEEYAE, from the coding sequence GTGAAGGTCCTCGATGCCACCTTTCTCATCGACTACCTCGCCGACAAGAACAACGCCCGTGAGTTCGTCGACAACCACGGTGGAACGGGAGCCGACTGGGTGATGCCGACTCCCGCGTACGCCGAAGTCCTCGTCGGTGTCGGAAACGGACCGGAAGGCAACTTGGACGCCGCTCGTGAAACGCTCGACTGGGGCGAAGTCGTCGGCGTCGACGAACGTCTGGCGAACATGGCCGCCGAGATCGCGGAAGATATCCAGCCCGGTGGTCCCTATCTCGCTGGGATGGACGGCGTGATTCTCGCCGTCGGTCGCGACTTGAGTGCGCCCGTCGTCTCCCGAGACAACGACATGACCCACGAGAAAACGAAAGAAGTCGTCGACGTCGAAGAGTACGCCGAGTAA
- a CDS encoding DNA methyltransferase produces the protein MTDDTVQSASDIERERVLERADAFEAVRGLKADSAQAAVVDYPWTFANETRPGAAEKSRPDDWQMVSNDRLPAFLEALRPALEPGSWVFVFADDDVLPAFRRAVEEAFTFRKTLIWDCERIGLGHYYRSEHGYLVGGTVGETDRYAQSTGTVFEAVEPARQPGRADTYPTEKPASLLRDVLEPVLSPGERVLEPFCGSAPTLEAARDLGLHYWGVDVSEAAIERARRRGGQTVLPDAERGESDS, from the coding sequence ATGACTGACGACACCGTTCAGTCTGCGAGCGACATCGAACGCGAGAGAGTCCTCGAACGCGCGGATGCGTTTGAAGCCGTCCGCGGCCTCAAGGCGGACAGCGCGCAGGCCGCAGTCGTCGACTACCCCTGGACGTTCGCGAATGAGACGCGTCCCGGCGCGGCAGAGAAATCCCGGCCCGACGACTGGCAGATGGTCTCGAACGACCGCCTCCCGGCGTTCCTCGAGGCGCTTCGTCCGGCGCTAGAACCGGGCTCGTGGGTGTTCGTCTTCGCTGACGACGATGTCCTGCCTGCGTTCCGGCGCGCCGTCGAGGAGGCGTTCACGTTCCGGAAAACGCTCATTTGGGACTGTGAGCGAATCGGACTCGGACACTACTACCGGAGTGAGCACGGGTACCTCGTCGGTGGGACGGTCGGCGAGACCGACCGGTATGCGCAATCAACTGGTACCGTGTTTGAAGCGGTTGAGCCCGCGCGTCAACCGGGACGTGCGGATACGTACCCGACCGAGAAACCGGCGAGCCTGCTCCGCGACGTCCTTGAGCCGGTTCTGTCTCCGGGTGAGCGCGTCCTTGAGCCGTTCTGCGGGAGCGCTCCCACTCTTGAGGCGGCCCGCGACCTCGGCCTCCACTACTGGGGTGTGGATGTTTCGGAAGCCGCGATTGAACGCGCCCGGCGGCGGGGCGGGCAGACTGTGCTCCCGGACGCCGAACGGGGTGAGTCCGATTCGTGA
- a CDS encoding helix-turn-helix transcriptional regulator: protein MSAAEEFYGLTAFKRDCLVAAATVERTGETCYGLAIKRNLEARYGTDVNHGRLYPNLDDLVDSGLLEKSALDKRTNEYVTTGKAQVVLQAAYDELDAVVMNRSSSKRAAADGGRDE, encoded by the coding sequence ATGAGCGCCGCCGAGGAGTTCTACGGTCTGACGGCGTTCAAGCGCGACTGCCTGGTGGCTGCGGCGACCGTCGAGAGGACGGGCGAGACGTGCTACGGGCTCGCGATCAAGCGCAACCTCGAAGCGCGGTACGGGACGGACGTGAACCACGGCCGGCTGTACCCGAACCTCGACGACCTCGTGGATTCGGGTCTGCTGGAGAAGTCGGCGCTCGACAAGCGGACGAACGAGTACGTGACGACGGGGAAGGCGCAGGTCGTGCTGCAGGCGGCGTACGACGAGCTGGATGCGGTCGTGATGAATCGGTCGTCGTCGAAGCGCGCGGCCGCGGACGGTGGTCGCGATGAGTGA
- a CDS encoding serine-rich family protein, with amino-acid sequence MSFSWNRGELAYEMRWSPRTQTEGASLSVDGETVSQSGQLSSSTTRSLSSLSEGSHSVTTSSSTGPKPSWTIDYDETLHTHNPSVTVGGSTASYSGVLGPGETATRTLSGLSAGSNTLDWGLGSGAPYDADVSATEITQTENPSLSVDGTTVASYNGILAPGENVTRSFSGLSTGSHSVSTSASGGVDYVASWTEHTVTDSPSVDVDGDGVGDVSYSGTLSDGETITKSVPELSRSSTTADVSASSGSTVALNVSYTEVTDTPSGTVEVNGHNASFTTLSDGQTQSLSVDPAWLSTGTNRVNVSLDTSTLSADAPSPAVGFDYSHSAIDDQVVQYTGQQWSESYNVTKTFGTAQQSANLTIPFAGDVVGMRRLQSRSDGNSYSSMSSSSSYELHNTTLQVDLGDVQENETVNVVANGSKVRVNNGSIQVLHPSPVGQQLHTEFRVESRSPGFYIDVSGTPRGGYLHQFSAESWKNPAEYSRFASAGSSQKLYLPNAPAGATANVSTTNVMVDPEREVDVQVVEGGSTPILNVTQGPSGPGKVTYTLTNAESGTDYWLYSRAKQLIRDQATAASTVALHASNGPDLLEIKPAPENSSGPSSTGGSTLGSGVTGPISDGGGPLSSPVFVIGVGFLALALVYVALRQTHAKRRTVWLGTGGAAVVYVAVVAIMVAPGALLQPIGQNIGKIAPIVALALVAGGLYFVYQKWVKGSGPRPIVVRGGK; translated from the coding sequence GTGAGTTTCTCGTGGAATCGTGGCGAGCTTGCCTACGAGATGCGATGGTCGCCGCGGACACAGACGGAGGGCGCGTCCCTCTCAGTGGACGGGGAGACGGTGTCGCAGTCGGGACAGCTCTCCTCGTCGACGACGCGGTCACTCTCCTCGCTCTCTGAGGGCTCGCACTCCGTGACGACGTCGTCGTCGACCGGACCGAAGCCGAGTTGGACCATCGACTACGACGAGACCCTTCACACGCACAACCCGAGCGTGACGGTTGGTGGGTCGACCGCCAGCTACTCGGGTGTGCTGGGACCGGGAGAAACGGCGACGCGAACGCTTTCCGGGCTCTCGGCGGGGAGCAACACACTTGACTGGGGGCTCGGAAGTGGCGCGCCGTACGACGCAGACGTATCGGCGACGGAGATCACGCAGACTGAGAACCCGTCACTGTCAGTGGACGGCACGACGGTTGCCAGCTACAACGGTATCCTCGCCCCCGGCGAGAACGTGACGCGGTCATTCTCCGGCCTCTCGACGGGGTCGCACTCGGTCTCGACCTCGGCGAGCGGTGGCGTCGATTACGTAGCATCGTGGACGGAGCACACGGTGACAGACTCCCCATCGGTCGACGTCGACGGTGACGGTGTCGGCGACGTCTCCTACTCCGGCACGCTGTCGGACGGTGAGACCATCACTAAGTCGGTCCCCGAGCTGTCTCGCTCCTCGACGACCGCGGACGTGTCGGCGTCGTCGGGCTCGACGGTCGCGCTCAACGTCTCCTACACGGAGGTGACTGACACGCCGAGTGGGACGGTCGAGGTGAACGGCCATAATGCGTCGTTCACGACTCTATCGGATGGGCAGACGCAGTCGCTATCGGTTGACCCGGCGTGGCTGTCGACGGGGACGAACCGAGTGAACGTCTCGCTCGACACGAGTACGCTGTCGGCGGATGCGCCGAGTCCGGCAGTTGGCTTCGACTACTCGCATTCGGCTATTGACGACCAAGTGGTGCAGTACACGGGCCAGCAGTGGTCAGAGTCGTACAACGTGACGAAGACGTTCGGGACGGCGCAGCAGAGCGCGAACCTCACGATTCCGTTCGCCGGCGACGTTGTAGGCATGCGGCGGCTCCAATCGCGCTCTGACGGGAACTCCTACTCGTCGATGTCGTCGTCGTCGAGTTACGAGCTGCACAACACGACGCTGCAGGTGGATCTCGGCGACGTGCAGGAGAACGAGACGGTGAACGTCGTCGCGAACGGCTCGAAGGTGCGCGTGAACAACGGGAGCATCCAGGTGCTTCATCCGTCGCCGGTCGGCCAGCAGTTACACACAGAGTTCCGCGTTGAGTCGCGCTCGCCGGGGTTCTACATCGACGTGTCGGGGACGCCGCGCGGCGGCTACCTCCATCAGTTCTCGGCGGAGTCGTGGAAGAATCCGGCGGAGTACTCGCGCTTCGCGAGCGCGGGGTCATCGCAGAAACTCTACCTGCCGAATGCGCCGGCGGGCGCGACGGCGAACGTTTCGACGACGAACGTGATGGTTGACCCGGAGCGCGAGGTCGACGTACAGGTTGTCGAGGGCGGCTCGACGCCGATCTTGAACGTGACGCAGGGGCCGAGTGGCCCGGGGAAGGTGACGTACACGCTGACGAACGCGGAGTCCGGGACGGACTACTGGCTCTACAGTCGCGCGAAGCAGCTCATCCGCGACCAGGCGACGGCGGCGTCGACGGTCGCGCTCCACGCGAGTAATGGGCCGGACCTTCTCGAAATCAAGCCGGCTCCGGAGAACTCGTCGGGGCCGTCGAGCACCGGCGGGTCGACTCTGGGGAGCGGGGTGACAGGGCCGATCTCCGATGGTGGTGGGCCGCTGTCGAGTCCGGTGTTCGTCATCGGTGTGGGCTTCCTCGCGCTCGCGCTGGTATACGTGGCGCTGCGGCAGACGCACGCGAAGCGTCGGACGGTCTGGCTAGGGACGGGCGGCGCGGCGGTCGTCTACGTCGCGGTCGTCGCCATCATGGTCGCGCCGGGCGCGCTCCTGCAGCCGATAGGGCAGAACATCGGGAAGATCGCGCCGATTGTCGCGCTCGCGCTCGTCGCGGGCGGGCTCTACTTCGTCTACCAGAAGTGGGTGAAGGGCTCCGGACCGCGGCCAATCGTCGTTCGGGGTGGGAAGTGA
- a CDS encoding beta clamp domain-containing protein, giving the protein MSEAAPKDAEEEPSAATSTDPLEVIVRAGVVKDVIGQMQSIVDEGVFQIGREGLYVGVVDPANVAMLEIDLEPKAFESVGDGQFPIGLDINRLEDYLKRASKSDPVEFEYLPETRKMEIRHEKREFNMAAIDPDSMRNGPDDMVPDVPVSFSVAVSEFRAAIEDADLVADHVIVEADPDAEEIRVLGNGDTDDVRTVFGNEGLEEAQVPEEVRSIFSTDYLVGDDGMLNPMPKDAILSVKLGDEMPLKAVHELDDGRGSVEIGLAPRIVSD; this is encoded by the coding sequence ATGAGTGAAGCCGCCCCGAAGGACGCCGAAGAGGAGCCGAGCGCGGCAACTTCGACGGACCCGCTGGAGGTCATCGTGCGCGCTGGCGTTGTCAAGGACGTCATCGGGCAGATGCAGTCAATCGTCGATGAGGGCGTCTTCCAGATTGGCCGCGAAGGGCTCTACGTCGGCGTCGTTGACCCGGCGAACGTCGCGATGCTCGAAATCGACCTGGAGCCGAAGGCGTTCGAGTCAGTTGGTGACGGACAGTTCCCCATCGGGCTCGACATCAACCGGCTGGAGGACTACCTGAAGCGCGCGTCGAAGTCGGACCCGGTTGAGTTCGAGTACCTGCCGGAGACGCGGAAGATGGAGATTCGACACGAGAAACGCGAGTTCAACATGGCCGCTATCGACCCAGACTCGATGCGGAACGGACCGGACGATATGGTCCCGGACGTGCCGGTGTCGTTCTCCGTGGCGGTATCGGAGTTTCGAGCGGCCATCGAGGACGCCGATCTCGTCGCAGACCACGTCATTGTGGAAGCCGACCCAGACGCGGAAGAGATACGCGTGCTCGGAAACGGCGATACGGACGACGTGCGCACGGTCTTCGGAAACGAGGGCCTTGAGGAGGCGCAGGTTCCGGAGGAGGTCCGGAGCATCTTCTCGACGGACTACCTCGTCGGCGACGACGGGATGCTGAATCCGATGCCGAAGGACGCGATTCTCTCGGTGAAACTCGGCGACGAGATGCCGCTGAAGGCCGTGCACGAACTCGACGACGGCCGCGGTAGTGTCGAGATTGGACTGGCTCCCCGCATCGTGAGCGACTGA
- a CDS encoding HNH endonuclease — MATQQTGDHVIGPTPRQTQGYASLRTKPTTQLTDTRVDSGGGYERWRSTEWRPHTARQGKEDIYLYHHRLLAVVACYDVDDPIEDVLADLAGRDVHHESGVEWDNRPSNLTVMDHGRHSETTQAQRRAWAADTKRDVETASEPETDESVCVACGEPAETPCRSEGFDGVRCLGCAMRDAGDHSIEVGA; from the coding sequence GTGGCTACCCAACAAACCGGCGACCACGTCATTGGGCCAACGCCGCGACAGACGCAGGGCTACGCGTCACTGCGCACGAAGCCGACAACGCAGCTGACGGACACGCGCGTCGATTCTGGCGGTGGTTACGAGCGCTGGCGCTCCACGGAGTGGCGTCCACACACGGCGCGGCAGGGCAAGGAGGACATCTACCTCTACCACCATCGGCTGCTCGCCGTCGTTGCGTGCTACGACGTCGACGACCCTATTGAGGACGTGCTGGCGGACCTCGCGGGTCGCGACGTCCACCACGAGTCGGGCGTCGAGTGGGACAACCGGCCGTCGAATCTGACGGTGATGGATCACGGCCGGCACTCGGAGACGACGCAGGCGCAGCGCCGCGCGTGGGCTGCCGACACGAAGCGCGACGTCGAGACCGCGAGCGAACCCGAGACCGACGAATCGGTCTGCGTGGCGTGCGGCGAGCCCGCGGAGACGCCGTGCCGGAGCGAGGGCTTCGACGGAGTTCGTTGTCTCGGGTGTGCGATGCGCGACGCCGGTGACCACTCCATCGAGGTGGGAGCGTGA
- a CDS encoding GIY-YIG nuclease family protein produces the protein MSLDDFLSDETAEEYGDDLNDEDLRLIREFRLQEGEKANLPVVYGLYDRKTGELLYVGQTNKLIRRVSDHFRRTDGSQLLGLVERDDEINIYQGTEKGRDGNIWDRVKVKYIEIQDRSRRRKIENVLEAELDPRYPSK, from the coding sequence GTGTCTCTCGACGATTTTCTCTCAGACGAAACAGCTGAAGAGTATGGTGATGACTTAAATGATGAAGACCTTCGCCTCATTCGAGAGTTTCGCTTGCAGGAAGGGGAGAAAGCGAATCTGCCGGTTGTCTACGGTCTATATGACCGGAAGACAGGAGAACTCCTCTACGTTGGCCAGACGAACAAATTAATTCGCCGAGTCAGTGATCACTTCCGTCGAACAGACGGAAGTCAACTTCTTGGACTCGTAGAACGCGACGATGAGATTAATATCTACCAAGGAACAGAAAAAGGTAGAGATGGGAATATTTGGGACCGTGTGAAGGTGAAATACATCGAGATACAGGATCGAAGCCGAAGGCGGAAAATCGAGAACGTACTGGAAGCAGAACTTGACCCTCGATATCCATCGAAGTAG